One window from the genome of Streptomyces sp. NBC_00708 encodes:
- a CDS encoding condensation domain-containing protein, with amino-acid sequence MIPLSYAQHRLWFLNRLEGPSAAYNAPVVLRLDGVPDREALEAAVRDVVDRHEVLRTVYRAVDGEPYQDIVGDPDVRLEVRECGPGDDVDALVTAFVRLPFDVTRDLPLRARLFMVHDTSAVLVLLVHHIATDGWSVGCLLNDLDRAYTARCGGRAPGWEPLPVQYADYALWQRDMLGDPADPESLAYEQLAHWREALDGAPAVTRLPADRPRPAEPSHRGALVTARLSAAAHKALAGTARAHRATFFMTARAALCAALQAAGAGPDVVVGTPVAGRPEEDLHDLVGFFVNSLALRADLSDDPDLGTLLDRVRERDLAALAHEDLPFDLLVEDLNPERSLGLHPFFQIMLTTQTAQDTTCTLGAVSGTLDTADLATAKFDLSFNCAETYGPDGDPAGVLLGLQYATDLYDEETAHLLLTLFHRALTAYAEQPAGTPLSRTGLLTASDREAIDRRHEALTRAAERTAATQGEPHDGGSRRTAAADPREEILRGLFAEVLGRDEVGPDDSFFKLGGHSLLAGKLTNRIRKALGVQAAIRDVFLAPTPARLLRRLAEQGEGPVRPPLRPVPAALRPARLPLSAAQQRLWFVGQLEGPSATYNIPVVTRLRRPVEPAAFRAALTDVVRRHEVLRTVHRSADGEPYQEVRAHAEPVLDVVRTDGPEGLRAAVDAAAGYVFDLAAEIPFRAWLLEEGDGGQVLVLLVHHIAGDGWSTGCLLADLDHAYRARAEGRAPGWQPLPVQYADYTLWQHELLDGEHGVAGEQLAYWRTALDGMPPLLALPTDRARQPEPDGRGALAPFDVSAGTHRALLRCARQNGVTLFMVVQAALAALLTRHGAGEDLAIGTTVAGRGDEALHPLVGFFVNTLVLRTDTSGDPAFTELVRRVRDTGLGAYSNQDLPFDRLVEHLSPHRSSAHAPLVQVMLQVHAAGAADASSAPSALDGEPMAFRGAGAKSDLTFALTETTGPDGAPAGLRGVLEYATALYDAETARLLTRRLAETLDACAAEPEALLSALGEGRPAPGGPEVVVDAQGRPAPVRVPGEVHEPAPGGGLRATGRRAYRDADGVLRPVAVQSVKGYPVEPGQVEGVLTRHPAVTGARALVRDGRLLAFVTCAPGTPPAESALRAWAAERLPEYLAPVRVVRASWLPAPGEDPAVLPEEDAGAPAAAAGGGADARLLGIFREVLGGRDVGADDNFFKSGGHSLLAVRLLNRIRSEFGQDLTLRDVFRNPTAATLSQRLAGAVADAIEPEDAGPAAAPTLRRRTRAGARRG; translated from the coding sequence GTGATCCCCCTCTCGTACGCCCAGCACCGGCTGTGGTTCCTGAACCGTCTCGAAGGCCCGTCGGCCGCGTACAACGCACCCGTCGTGCTGCGCCTGGACGGGGTGCCCGACCGGGAGGCCCTGGAGGCGGCGGTGCGTGACGTGGTGGACCGCCACGAAGTGCTCCGTACGGTCTACCGGGCCGTGGACGGGGAGCCGTACCAGGACATCGTCGGCGATCCCGACGTGCGCCTGGAGGTACGGGAGTGCGGGCCCGGCGACGACGTGGACGCACTGGTCACCGCCTTTGTGCGCCTGCCGTTCGACGTCACCCGCGATCTGCCGCTGCGGGCCCGGCTGTTCATGGTTCACGACACAAGCGCCGTACTGGTGCTGCTCGTTCACCACATCGCGACCGACGGCTGGTCCGTCGGCTGCCTGCTCAACGACCTCGACCGCGCCTATACGGCACGGTGCGGGGGCCGCGCACCCGGGTGGGAACCCCTGCCCGTGCAGTACGCGGACTACGCGCTGTGGCAGCGGGACATGCTCGGCGACCCCGCCGATCCCGAGAGCCTGGCGTACGAACAACTCGCCCACTGGCGCGAGGCACTGGACGGCGCACCGGCCGTAACCCGGCTGCCCGCCGACCGCCCCCGCCCCGCCGAACCGAGCCACCGGGGAGCACTGGTCACCGCCCGTCTCTCCGCCGCCGCCCACAAGGCGCTCGCCGGCACCGCCCGCGCCCACCGCGCGACGTTCTTCATGACCGCACGGGCCGCCCTCTGCGCCGCCTTGCAGGCGGCGGGGGCGGGGCCCGACGTGGTGGTGGGGACACCGGTGGCCGGCCGGCCCGAGGAGGATCTGCACGACCTCGTCGGCTTCTTCGTCAACTCGCTCGCCCTGCGCGCCGATCTGTCCGACGATCCGGACCTCGGCACGCTGCTCGACCGGGTCCGCGAACGGGACCTGGCCGCCCTGGCCCACGAGGACCTTCCGTTCGACCTGCTCGTCGAGGACCTCAACCCCGAACGGTCCCTCGGCCTGCACCCCTTCTTCCAGATCATGCTGACCACGCAGACCGCGCAGGACACCACCTGCACCCTGGGCGCCGTATCCGGCACCCTCGACACCGCGGACCTGGCCACCGCCAAGTTCGACCTGAGCTTCAACTGTGCCGAGACCTACGGCCCGGACGGCGATCCCGCCGGGGTACTGCTCGGCCTGCAGTACGCGACCGACCTGTACGACGAGGAGACGGCACACCTGCTCCTCACCCTGTTCCACCGCGCGCTGACCGCGTACGCCGAACAGCCGGCCGGCACACCCCTCAGCCGGACCGGCCTGCTCACCGCCTCCGACCGCGAGGCCATCGACCGCCGTCACGAGGCCCTGACCCGGGCCGCGGAGCGGACCGCCGCCACCCAGGGCGAACCGCACGACGGCGGGAGCCGGCGCACCGCTGCCGCCGACCCCCGCGAGGAGATCCTTCGTGGCCTGTTCGCGGAGGTGCTGGGCCGGGACGAGGTCGGCCCGGACGACAGCTTCTTCAAGCTGGGCGGGCACTCGCTGCTCGCCGGCAAGCTCACCAACCGCATCCGCAAGGCGCTCGGCGTCCAGGCCGCCATCCGCGACGTGTTCCTCGCCCCCACCCCCGCCCGGCTGCTGCGCCGCCTCGCGGAACAGGGCGAAGGACCGGTCCGGCCGCCGCTGCGCCCGGTGCCCGCCGCCCTGCGGCCCGCACGGCTTCCGCTGTCCGCCGCGCAGCAACGCCTCTGGTTCGTCGGCCAGTTGGAGGGACCGAGCGCCACCTACAACATCCCGGTGGTGACCCGGCTGCGCCGCCCGGTCGAACCGGCCGCGTTCCGCGCCGCGCTCACCGATGTCGTACGACGGCACGAGGTGCTGCGCACGGTCCACAGGTCGGCGGACGGCGAGCCGTACCAGGAGGTGCGGGCGCACGCCGAACCCGTACTCGACGTGGTGCGGACGGACGGGCCGGAGGGGCTGCGGGCGGCCGTCGACGCCGCCGCCGGGTATGTCTTCGACCTCGCCGCCGAGATCCCGTTCCGGGCGTGGCTCCTGGAGGAGGGCGACGGGGGCCAGGTGCTGGTGCTGCTGGTGCACCACATCGCCGGCGACGGCTGGTCCACCGGCTGCCTCCTCGCCGACCTGGACCACGCGTACCGGGCCAGGGCGGAGGGCCGGGCGCCCGGGTGGCAGCCGCTTCCCGTCCAGTACGCCGACTACACGCTGTGGCAGCACGAGTTGCTGGACGGTGAGCACGGGGTGGCCGGTGAGCAGCTGGCGTACTGGCGCACCGCGCTCGACGGGATGCCGCCGCTGCTCGCGCTGCCCACGGACCGGGCCCGCCAACCCGAGCCGGACGGGCGGGGCGCGCTCGCCCCGTTCGACGTGAGCGCCGGGACGCATCGGGCGCTGCTGCGGTGCGCCCGGCAGAACGGCGTCACGCTGTTCATGGTGGTGCAGGCCGCGCTCGCCGCCCTGCTGACGCGGCACGGAGCGGGTGAGGACCTGGCGATCGGCACCACCGTCGCGGGCCGGGGCGACGAGGCGCTGCACCCGCTCGTCGGGTTCTTCGTGAACACGCTGGTGCTGCGCACGGACACCTCGGGCGACCCGGCCTTCACCGAGCTGGTGCGCCGGGTCCGCGACACGGGCCTGGGCGCGTACAGCAACCAGGATCTGCCGTTCGACCGGCTGGTCGAGCACCTGAGCCCGCACCGCTCGTCCGCGCACGCCCCGCTCGTGCAGGTGATGCTCCAGGTGCACGCGGCGGGGGCGGCCGACGCCTCCTCGGCCCCGTCCGCGCTGGACGGCGAACCGATGGCGTTCCGGGGCGCGGGCGCCAAGTCCGATCTGACCTTCGCGCTCACCGAGACCACCGGCCCGGACGGGGCGCCGGCCGGGCTGCGGGGTGTCCTGGAGTACGCCACGGCCCTGTACGACGCGGAGACCGCCCGGCTGCTGACCCGGCGGCTCGCGGAGACCCTGGACGCGTGCGCCGCCGAGCCCGAGGCCCTTCTCTCCGCGCTGGGTGAGGGGCGGCCCGCGCCCGGTGGCCCGGAGGTGGTGGTCGACGCGCAGGGGCGCCCCGCCCCGGTCCGGGTGCCGGGCGAGGTGCACGAGCCCGCGCCGGGCGGTGGTCTGCGGGCGACCGGGCGGCGCGCGTACCGGGACGCGGACGGGGTGCTGCGGCCCGTGGCCGTCCAGTCCGTCAAGGGCTACCCGGTGGAGCCCGGACAGGTCGAGGGCGTTCTCACCCGGCACCCGGCGGTGACCGGGGCGCGGGCCCTCGTCCGCGACGGCCGGCTGCTCGCCTTCGTGACCTGTGCCCCGGGCACGCCGCCCGCCGAGAGCGCGCTGCGCGCCTGGGCCGCCGAGCGGCTGCCCGAGTATCTGGCACCGGTCCGGGTGGTGCGGGCGTCGTGGCTGCCCGCACCGGGCGAGGACCCGGCGGTGCTGCCGGAGGAGGACGCGGGGGCGCCGGCAGCGGCGGCCGGCGGGGGCGCGGACGCGCGGCTGCTGGGGATCTTCCGGGAGGTGCTGGGCGGGCGGGACGTCGGGGCGGACGACAACTTCTTCAAGTCCGGCGGGCACTCGCTGCTCGCGGTGCGTCTGCTGAACCGGATCCGGTCCGAGTTCGGCCAGGACCTGACGTTGCGCGATGTGTTCCGCAATCCGACGGCGGCCACGCTCTCCCAGCGGCTCGCCGGTGCCGTGGCCGACGCGATCGAGCCGGAGGACGCCGGCCCGGCCGCCGCCCCGACGCTGCGCCGCCGGACCAGGGCGGGCGCCCGCCGGGGGTGA
- a CDS encoding non-ribosomal peptide synthetase, with protein sequence MTAVLPERATAPALAHPAGCPCETCAAAGTGAADLMARLAAVPGGRTAVVAGDQELTFDQLRERAAAFAAGLAARGAGPESVVALSLPRGAALVTAIIGTLTAGAGYLPVDPALPEERRRLLVEDSGADLVVTDGTGPAPVGPRAVTADELTAFPGGAFAPVPVGPGALAYVIYTSGSTGRPKGVEIARGSASLLLRELEDEGAASGEGARVGWNASPSFDASVQQWVRLSRGDTLVMIDEETRRDPALLAAFVDKQGLTDLDITPSHAEPLLDLLTPDGGPRPLTLLVGGEAIGPALWDRLAAAHRSGLLRAVNVYGPTECTVDATAGWIEEPGEPHIGAVLPGLRMRLLDERLAPVGPGEAGELYLAGPRIARGYRRSPHLTAQRFVADPFGAPGSRMYRTGDRCRLLPDGRLVHLGRLDGQVKLRGHRIEVQEIEAALTRAGAAEAAVVLGEDAGGTPCLIAYHRGGDATALRTAVAAALPSYMTPSAFVAVDRFATTPSGKLDRAALPARIEATAPVEEPEQGAGLDGRAEELIARVWAQVLGAASIGPDDNFFKLGGHSLLAIKLVSRVRAELAVALPVKAVYAHPRLRDLAAHIEELLAAKDG encoded by the coding sequence ATGACCGCCGTACTCCCCGAGCGCGCGACCGCCCCCGCCCTCGCCCACCCGGCCGGCTGCCCCTGCGAGACGTGCGCCGCCGCCGGGACCGGCGCGGCCGACCTGATGGCCCGGCTCGCGGCCGTGCCCGGTGGCCGCACCGCCGTGGTCGCCGGGGACCAGGAGCTCACCTTTGATCAACTCCGGGAGCGGGCCGCCGCGTTCGCGGCCGGACTCGCCGCGCGGGGCGCCGGGCCGGAGAGCGTCGTGGCGCTGAGCCTGCCGCGCGGCGCCGCTCTGGTCACCGCGATCATCGGCACCCTCACGGCGGGGGCCGGGTACCTCCCGGTGGACCCGGCGCTGCCCGAGGAGCGGCGGCGGCTGCTCGTCGAGGACTCCGGGGCCGACCTGGTGGTCACCGACGGCACCGGTCCGGCGCCCGTGGGGCCCCGTGCGGTCACGGCCGACGAGCTGACCGCCTTCCCGGGCGGGGCCTTCGCGCCGGTGCCGGTGGGGCCGGGCGCACTCGCGTACGTCATCTACACCTCCGGTTCCACGGGCCGGCCCAAGGGCGTGGAGATCGCGCGTGGTTCGGCCTCGCTGCTGCTGCGGGAGCTGGAGGACGAGGGTGCGGCGAGCGGCGAGGGTGCGCGCGTCGGGTGGAACGCGTCGCCGTCGTTCGACGCGTCGGTGCAGCAGTGGGTGCGGCTGTCGCGCGGTGACACGCTGGTGATGATCGACGAGGAGACGCGCCGCGACCCGGCCCTGCTGGCGGCCTTCGTCGACAAGCAGGGGCTCACGGATCTCGACATCACCCCCTCGCACGCCGAACCGCTCCTGGACCTGCTCACCCCGGACGGCGGCCCGCGCCCGCTGACCCTGCTGGTCGGCGGCGAGGCGATCGGTCCGGCGCTCTGGGACCGGCTGGCCGCCGCGCACCGCTCCGGACTGCTGCGCGCGGTGAACGTGTACGGACCCACCGAGTGCACGGTCGACGCGACGGCCGGCTGGATCGAGGAGCCGGGCGAGCCGCACATCGGTGCCGTGCTCCCGGGGCTGCGGATGCGGCTGCTCGACGAGCGCCTGGCGCCCGTCGGCCCGGGTGAGGCCGGGGAGCTGTACCTCGCCGGGCCCCGGATCGCCCGTGGCTACCGCCGCAGCCCGCACCTGACCGCCCAGCGTTTCGTCGCCGACCCGTTCGGCGCGCCGGGGAGCCGCATGTACCGCACCGGGGACCGCTGCCGGCTGCTGCCGGACGGGCGGCTGGTGCACCTGGGGCGGCTCGACGGCCAGGTGAAGCTGCGCGGCCACCGCATCGAGGTGCAGGAGATCGAGGCCGCCCTGACCCGGGCGGGCGCCGCCGAGGCGGCCGTGGTCCTGGGCGAGGACGCCGGGGGCACCCCGTGCCTGATCGCCTACCACCGGGGCGGGGACGCCACCGCGCTGCGTACCGCCGTGGCGGCGGCGCTGCCGTCGTACATGACGCCATCCGCGTTCGTCGCGGTCGACCGGTTCGCGACGACGCCCAGCGGCAAGCTGGACCGCGCCGCGCTGCCGGCCCGGATCGAGGCGACGGCGCCGGTCGAGGAGCCGGAGCAGGGTGCCGGCCTCGACGGGCGGGCCGAGGAGCTGATCGCCCGCGTGTGGGCGCAGGTCCTGGGCGCCGCGTCGATCGGCCCGGACGACAACTTCTTCAAGCTCGGCGGCCACTCGCTGCTCGCCATCAAGCTGGTCTCGCGCGTACGGGCCGAACTCGCCGTCGCACTGCCGGTGAAGGCGGTCTACGCCCACCCGAGGCTGCGTGATCTCGCCGCCCACATCGAGGAGTTGCTGGCCGCCAAGGATGGCTGA
- a CDS encoding TauD/TfdA family dioxygenase — protein MTALAQPPAAATGITPVREPGKPVIVHTPEFGSMAEATAWLTAQRPAIQAELHRSGAVMLRGLPVRDAATFAEARDALIAERAGYKEKATPRTDFGEGVFSSTDLPAVQPIRLHNENSYTLDFPGVLLFGCVTAAETGGATTIGDMRAALAMLPPELAARFAEAGWLLVRNYSDLAGMPWRKAFSSEDPAGAEEYCDAHAIGYEWLDEDTLRTRQRRSAIITHPVTGEKVWFNHFAFWNARSLDEDVREVLAETFGEDGLPFNTFLGDGTALTDAEVDAINEAYQAVTVRESWQSGDVMLVDNILCAHGREAFTGERKILVAMGEPVPLSDCSPASAPSTTLYGK, from the coding sequence GTGACCGCTCTCGCCCAGCCGCCCGCCGCCGCCACCGGAATCACGCCCGTCCGGGAGCCCGGCAAGCCGGTGATCGTCCACACGCCGGAGTTCGGCTCCATGGCGGAGGCCACCGCATGGCTGACCGCCCAGCGGCCCGCGATCCAGGCCGAGTTGCACCGCTCCGGCGCGGTCATGCTGCGCGGCCTGCCGGTACGGGACGCGGCGACGTTCGCCGAGGCACGTGACGCGCTGATCGCGGAGCGGGCCGGCTACAAGGAGAAGGCCACCCCGCGCACCGACTTCGGCGAGGGCGTGTTCTCCTCCACCGACCTGCCGGCCGTCCAGCCGATCCGGCTGCACAACGAGAACAGCTACACGCTGGACTTCCCCGGGGTGCTGCTCTTCGGCTGTGTCACCGCCGCCGAGACGGGCGGCGCCACCACCATCGGTGACATGCGCGCCGCGCTGGCCATGCTGCCGCCGGAGCTGGCCGCGCGGTTCGCGGAGGCCGGCTGGCTGCTCGTACGCAACTACTCGGACCTGGCGGGCATGCCGTGGCGCAAGGCGTTCTCCTCGGAGGACCCGGCCGGCGCCGAGGAGTACTGCGACGCGCACGCCATCGGCTACGAGTGGCTGGACGAGGACACCCTGCGTACCCGGCAGAGGCGTTCGGCGATCATCACGCACCCGGTGACCGGCGAGAAGGTCTGGTTCAACCACTTCGCGTTCTGGAACGCCCGCAGCCTCGACGAGGACGTCCGCGAGGTGCTGGCCGAGACCTTCGGTGAGGACGGGCTGCCCTTCAACACCTTCCTCGGGGACGGCACCGCCCTCACCGACGCGGAGGTGGACGCGATCAACGAGGCGTACCAGGCGGTCACCGTACGGGAGAGCTGGCAGTCGGGCGACGTGATGCTCGTCGACAACATCCTCTGCGCGCACGGCCGCGAGGCGTTCACCGGGGAGCGGAAGATCCTCGTCGCCATGGGCGAGCCGGTGCCGCTGTCCGACTGCTCGCCCGCCTCCGCCCCCTCCACCACCCTGTACGGAAAGTGA
- a CDS encoding alpha/beta fold hydrolase → MTSASPAPEDVVWDLPGDGPHRLSLLVLPHAGGNAHAYGGWREHLPADVRLLIGQYPGRGARYCEDLPVSVDDLAQPVVDSLPADTGELVVLGHSMGSLVAFEVVRALRAAGRTPRLLIASACRAPVLPNQCPVHPELLDDDQLVAAIKERGGTDDGILDDPELREIVLPSIRADFAIDDAYRCTAPDARLDCPVAVFGGDADPIVPAQMLAGWSLVTGHEVVPQVLPGDHFYFQQDLAGFFAHLNPVLDALRDSATASA, encoded by the coding sequence ATGACCTCCGCCTCCCCCGCCCCCGAAGACGTCGTCTGGGACCTTCCCGGTGACGGCCCGCACCGCCTGTCGCTGCTGGTGCTGCCCCACGCCGGGGGCAACGCCCACGCGTACGGCGGCTGGCGCGAGCACCTGCCGGCCGATGTACGGCTGCTGATCGGCCAGTACCCGGGCCGTGGCGCCCGCTACTGCGAGGACCTGCCGGTCTCGGTCGACGACCTGGCGCAGCCCGTGGTGGACTCGCTGCCCGCCGACACCGGCGAGCTGGTGGTGCTCGGGCACAGCATGGGGTCGCTGGTGGCCTTCGAGGTCGTACGCGCCCTGCGGGCCGCCGGCCGCACCCCGCGCCTGCTCATCGCCTCCGCGTGCCGGGCGCCGGTGCTGCCTAACCAGTGCCCCGTGCACCCGGAACTGCTGGACGACGACCAGTTGGTCGCGGCCATCAAGGAGCGCGGCGGCACCGACGACGGCATCCTGGACGACCCCGAGCTGCGCGAGATCGTCCTGCCGTCCATCCGCGCCGACTTCGCGATCGACGACGCCTACCGGTGCACCGCCCCGGACGCCCGGCTGGACTGCCCGGTCGCCGTGTTCGGCGGGGACGCCGACCCGATCGTCCCGGCGCAGATGCTCGCCGGCTGGTCGCTGGTGACCGGGCACGAGGTCGTGCCGCAGGTGCTGCCCGGTGACCACTTCTACTTCCAGCAGGACCTGGCGGGCTTCTTCGCCCACCTGAACCCGGTCCTCGACGCCCTGCGCGACTCCGCCACCGCGTCCGCGTAA